The following nucleotide sequence is from Melioribacteraceae bacterium.
GCTAGCACGGAAGATTTTTTTAATCCGTAAGTATATTTTTCAGTTGCGGATTTTTTAACCAGATAACTCGCTACCCAAGCAATTACTAATCCAAGAACATCGCTAAGGTTATGTCCGGCATCGGCAATTAAAGCTAATGAATTTACTATTAAGCCGTATATTACTTCAACAACTATATAAACAACATTCAATGCAATACCGATTGCAAATGCTTTGCCGAAATCTTTTACTTCGTGCGTGTGTGAATGATTTTGTGACATTTTGTACTCTTTATTTTTTCAACAACATTTATCCTCTTTCTGCCTCGGCGGACAAACTACCGAACCGTATGAACAGAAAACACAGCAGTCGCCCTTCAAAGGTTTCAATAATTGCTTACAGTTTTCGCATTCGTAAAAATGCATACAAGCATCTTCCGGCATTATCAGCATTTTTTCAAATCCGCAGTTGGGGCATTTTATAGTTGATTCATATACAATATTTTTCATTTAAACACTCCTCGGCGCATACATAATTATTGCAATT
It contains:
- a CDS encoding GDCCVxC domain-containing (seleno)protein, whose product is MKNIVYESTIKCPNCGFEKMLIMPEDACMHFYECENCKQLLKPLKGDCCVFCSYGSVVCPPRQKEDKCC